One Chloroflexota bacterium DNA segment encodes these proteins:
- a CDS encoding DUF4386 domain-containing protein, giving the protein MAITVSSKSNSQKLIHIVQKGEKMKNLQKMGGIAALIGGATNILGLVVYVTLLLPKGGDSKGDPGQYVAFLAANQAVMRLWYQIIWLTLGVCLIFLSLALYERLKAGSPVLAPAVRVFTLIYAVLVILLGALEINSLNTVVRLFGQNPAQAATVWLTLDSVATGLGAGGGETIVTGLWFLLLSWAALQAKALPRLLNYLGVLVGLAGILYVFTASDAVLSVNALGLIVWFVWLGIVMLRSDPGKKATNELLSAA; this is encoded by the coding sequence ATGGCGATCACTGTTTCATCCAAGTCCAATTCACAGAAACTCATCCATATCGTTCAAAAAGGAGAAAAAATGAAAAACTTACAGAAGATGGGCGGCATCGCCGCATTGATCGGGGGAGCGACGAACATCCTGGGCCTCGTGGTGTATGTGACCTTGCTGCTGCCCAAAGGTGGCGACTCCAAAGGTGATCCGGGCCAGTACGTGGCCTTTCTTGCGGCCAACCAGGCTGTAATGCGCCTGTGGTATCAGATCATCTGGTTGACCCTCGGCGTGTGTCTGATCTTCCTGTCACTGGCGCTCTATGAGCGATTGAAGGCCGGCTCGCCCGTGCTGGCTCCGGCAGTGCGCGTCTTCACGTTGATCTACGCTGTCCTGGTCATCTTGCTCGGCGCACTCGAGATCAACAGCCTGAACACAGTCGTCAGACTCTTCGGCCAGAATCCGGCTCAAGCTGCGACGGTCTGGTTGACGCTCGACTCTGTGGCCACCGGTTTGGGCGCAGGCGGCGGGGAAACGATAGTCACCGGCCTTTGGTTTCTGCTGCTGAGTTGGGCGGCCTTGCAGGCAAAGGCGCTTCCCAGGCTGCTGAACTATCTTGGCGTGCTGGTTGGTCTAGCAGGCATCCTCTATGTCTTCACGGCCTCCGATGCCGTGTTGTCCGTCAATGCACTGGGTCTCATCGTCTGGTTCGTTTGGCTCGGGATCGTCATGCTGCGCAGTGATCCGGGCAAGAAAGCCACGAACGAGCTTTTGAGTGCGGCATAG
- a CDS encoding DUF4386 domain-containing protein, giving the protein MNTNKNIARMVGWLFIIGTITHILTRVVTGSTRSSQDFLASISANGNPITLGALFILTGALALAMIPVIAYPVLRKYDGILALGYVVFRGALETVFYLVSFVSWLLLLPLSQVYQAGSPDASNLQVLANVLYETKELQVYGMIVFSLGGLMFYYLLFKSKLVPRWLSVWGIIGDIMTLATYLLVMFGFSGPTSPISDVLQIPIGLQEMVLAVWLIVKGFNPSAVASLSAKTAPNELLRAA; this is encoded by the coding sequence ATGAATACAAACAAAAATATCGCAAGAATGGTGGGGTGGTTGTTCATCATCGGAACAATTACTCACATCCTAACCCGTGTTGTTACGGGATCCACCCGAAGTTCCCAGGATTTTCTGGCCAGTATTTCTGCCAATGGAAACCCAATCACATTGGGAGCACTGTTTATACTAACGGGAGCCTTGGCACTTGCCATGATTCCTGTTATAGCATACCCCGTCTTAAGAAAATACGATGGAATTCTTGCACTTGGGTATGTTGTTTTCAGGGGGGCACTTGAAACCGTTTTCTACCTGGTTTCCTTTGTCAGCTGGTTGCTGCTGCTGCCGCTCAGCCAGGTATATCAAGCCGGAAGCCCGGATGCTTCCAATTTACAGGTTTTGGCCAATGTGTTGTATGAAACAAAGGAGCTTCAAGTTTATGGGATGATCGTTTTTTCCCTGGGCGGGTTAATGTTTTATTATCTGTTGTTTAAATCCAAACTTGTTCCTCGATGGTTATCTGTTTGGGGCATCATTGGGGACATCATGACTTTAGCAACTTACCTGTTGGTGATGTTCGGCTTTTCCGGCCCCACATCGCCGATCAGCGACGTTTTGCAGATCCCCATAGGTTTGCAAGAAATGGTTCTAGCAGTATGGCTGATCGTCAAAGGATTCAATCCGTCTGCAGTCGCTTCTCTGTCTGCGAAAACAGCGCCAAATGAGCTTTTGAGGGCAGCTTAG
- a CDS encoding DUF4386 domain-containing protein has protein sequence MNTYRKNAVMAGVLYILGTVIAFLSAVVGGEVISSIVQAKPLSGPDLLSILAADPSRLVGGSFLILLMGISLAAMTVFLYPIFRKDSKELAAGMLLFRGALEGAYYFAMTLGFVALFTLGKEYVATGADSAALQSMIKVVYQFLDILAPAGVILFLIGTTCLDISFYRTRLIPRWLSVWGLIGVVPYMAYALLHFFRLDNGIGLYLQMVLMPQEMVMGVWLIVKGFNPSAIAALFAKTE, from the coding sequence ATGAATACATACAGAAAGAATGCAGTAATGGCAGGCGTCCTCTACATCCTGGGGACGGTCATTGCGTTTCTAAGTGCTGTCGTTGGTGGTGAGGTGATTTCTTCGATCGTACAAGCCAAACCACTCTCTGGTCCGGATTTGTTGAGCATCCTCGCTGCCGATCCGTCCCGGCTTGTCGGCGGTTCGTTTTTAATCCTCTTGATGGGGATTTCACTTGCTGCGATGACGGTTTTCCTGTACCCGATCTTCAGGAAAGACAGCAAGGAACTTGCGGCAGGCATGTTGCTTTTCCGTGGAGCGCTGGAAGGCGCCTATTATTTTGCGATGACGCTCGGTTTCGTAGCCTTGTTCACTCTTGGAAAAGAATACGTCGCCACCGGCGCTGATTCGGCTGCTTTGCAATCCATGATAAAGGTCGTGTATCAGTTTCTGGACATCCTTGCGCCGGCCGGGGTCATCTTATTTCTTATCGGGACTACGTGTCTTGATATCTCGTTTTACCGCACCCGGCTGATTCCCCGCTGGTTGTCCGTCTGGGGCTTGATCGGCGTGGTTCCCTATATGGCTTACGCCCTGTTGCATTTCTTTCGCCTAGATAACGGCATTGGGTTGTATTTGCAAATGGTGTTGATGCCACAGGAAATGGTCATGGGGGTCTGGCTTATCGTGAAGGGATTCAATCCATCTGCGATCGCTGCCCTGTTTGCCAAAACAGAATAA